AAAAATTAGAAAATCAGAAAGGATTGGTATTCCGATGAATAAATAAAGTACTAGAATCGAAGAGTTGAGTTAAGAAATATAAATTAGCAAAAGAAAATTCAGTATATTTATTATAGGATAAAGTGGGTGAAGAATTCATTAAAAGAGAGAAAGAAAATATCCTATTTCTAAACTATTATACCATGAAACCCATTATACTTTCTTTTTTTATTCTGTCATCTATTACCTGCTTGGGTCAGGAGAAGCAAACTGAATATACCCATACATTTCATCTTGATCATATAAATAAAGGTGAGATAATTCTTGAAATCAAAAATCCTAACAAAACCCGTTTTAAGGTTCCTGAAAAGATTGATAACAATGCTTTGATAGTAACCGCATTTCAAAAAAGCGATGCTGAAACAGGAGTATATGAAGGTATTGATTTTCCCAAAAAACATTTTGATTGTTTTATAGAGCCGTGTTTCCCCTACAAGTTTTTACTAAAACCAGATAGAACAAAACAATATAAGTTCAATATATTAAGTCCTTCTTCTTTAGAAAAAAATAAATGGTATCGTTTTAAAGTTGCTTTAGAAACGAATGTCTGCAAAGGTTGTGATCATATAAGCAGTGGCTGGATTTACTTTAAAAGATCATTAAATTGATTCTGAAAGAAAATGTTTTAAACGATAGTTCTGAAATGATAATAAAAATATTGAACAACGAAGTATGAAACAAGTCGTATTACTGATAGTCTTTATAATGTGTTTGAGCTGCACTCGAAAAGAAGTGAACCTAAGCTTTTGTGATACAGTGTATCATACCAATCAAAATTCCTGTTTTATACTCGAAAATAATACCGATGTAAAATATATTTTTTATCCACCTTCATTTGTTCAAGATAGTGAATGGGGCTATTTGGGAGGAAGAGCATTGATAACTGATGAGGAAGGCAATGAACCACCTGTCAATACCGTTTATATTAATAAGGGCACACCAACAGGAAAAGCGATGGATCAGTTTATACTCAATAAGCACAAAGATTCTTTACTATGGAAAAAATTATTGGCTCAGGGTGTTCGTGTTGATTACTGGGGAGCAAAGCAACATAAGGTAATGACAAAAACAAAATTTGTTTTGAATCCTGGTGAGGAAAAGGAAATATCAAAGAAAATTTCCATTTTTCAAAAGGACTTGGAGTCTTCAGGTTCTTATTATAGTTTTGATAAAAAGGAGAAGTATAGTATTCAGATTGAGTTAGACTTTGATAGTTCTGAGGTAAAAAAGTACTTGCCAGCAGAACAATTAGACTCTTTGAAAAAAAACAATATTAAAATATTTCATGGTGTTTTAAAAACAAAGAAAATCCCATTCGTATTAGACTGAGAATGAAAATCGTTTATTTCAATCTATCCGGATTCTGCTTCAAAAAACTATCCCAACCAGAATATGACTTTGTATCTGTAATCGTTCCGGAGTTAAAGTGATGACATACTGCTACAGCAAGACCATCGGAGGCATCTAAATATTTTGTTGGGAATTCCTTTAGATTAAGTAGGTTTTGAAGCATTCCTGCTACCTGTTCTTTGCTGGCATTACCATTTCCTGTAATCGCCATTTTGATCTTCTTAGGAGAATACTCTGTAATAGGAATATTTCTGTAAAGGCTAGCCGCCATAGCTACACCTTGTGCACGTCCCAGCTTCAGCATACTCTGTACATTTTTTCCAAAGAAAGGAGCTTCCAATGCTACTTCATCAGGATGATATTCATCAATAAGCGCTAAAGTCTTTTCAAAAATATATTTTAGTTTGGTCTCGTGATTGGGATACTTTTTCAGAATAAGTTCGTGAATAGAAACCATCTCCATTTTACCTTTTTTAATGGAAATAAGACCAAATCCCATAATAGCGGTTCCGGGATCAATACCTAAAATTATCTTCTCTGCAATCATTGGGTCAAAGATAGGACTTTATAAAATAATAATGGAGGTAGAGACGGAGAGATGATAGACAAATAGATAGTAGAAGAGAACTTCTGCATGTAAGATTGCAAAGAATAGAAATGTGTTTTTTACAGCGTGTCTGTGATATGTTTTTCTGCAATCGGAACCCAATTTCCATCATGGCGTAACAATAGAATTTTATTAACTAGAAAATTAGTTTTGTATTCTTTGTGTTCATATTGTTCCCAGGCTTTAAGGTAATTTTCCCAGGTCAGATCTCTGTAACCTACCGTCATATGAGGAGTAAATGAATATTTTGCAAAGTTAAACTGCTGTTTTACCCTGTAGTGAAGATCTGTTAGATGAACATTGTCTTCAGGATGCACAAAGATCACCGGATTTTTGGGATTGGCAAAACTTCCAAAGCCATTCAGCTCGACTTCAAATGGTGAAAGCTGTGTATTAATTTTTTGAAATGCAATATGAATGTCTTCTTCCCATTCCAGTTCTCTGGAGAAGGGTGGAAAAAGAGTGATATGAGCTTCATTTTTCAACGCCTTGGAATTACCATATGAAATAGCAAGATCTTTTTTAAAAACCTTTATCTCTTCAATGATTTCTTCAGGTGGATAAATTGCTATGAAGTACATCTTTTTCATACAGCAAATTAAAAAAAATAGAATAAATTTCAATACATAAGAAAATTATGCATAGATTTGCGATGTATTTAAACGACACCATGAAAAAAAACAGTCTTTATAAAGGAACCTTACAGAACATTATTTTGAAGCTGCTTTCAAAAGAAGTTAAAATGTATGGCTATCAAATTACCCAAAGAGCTAAAGACCTTACTCAGGGAGAACTTGAAATGACAGAGGGTGCACTTTATCCATTATTGCATAAACTGGAGGGTGATGGCATGATTACTTCTGAAATACAGAAAATAAACGGAAGAGACCGTAAATATTATCTGCTTACTGAAAAAGGGAAGAAACAGCAGGTAGAGCAGGAGAGTGAAATGAAAAGCTATCTGGTCAATCTTCAATCTATTTTTAGCATATAATGAATACCATGTAGGAAGACAAAATTACAGATCATCTTTTGTGCCCCTAATGCTGATTATCAATAGACATATCTACTCAAAAAAAATAAAAACTAATACCCTTTTTATATGATTACACTTACACAAGAAGAAGAAATACAGCAGTACCTTTTATCAAAGCATTTGAATCAAAAATTATTTCTAGAAATTAAAGACCATTTTATTCAACAGATTTCCACTCTTATGGAAGAGCAGAAATCAAATTTTGAAGAAGCTTTTCAGGATACAAAACAAAGCTGGAAGCAAGAATTAGACGTTGTAAAAGCAGATCTATTCTCCTTTCGAAAAATTACAAAAATTGAAAAAGAAATACTTCAGAGAAAATTCAGGAATATTATGTTGTATGCCGCTATTTTCACATTGCTTTTATCTCAATTTATACTTACGGTATCAAATGTTTTTATGTATTCTGAAATGATATTGATAGGAACTATGGTCTCACTCTTAATTTATAATGTTAGTTTTCAAAAGATGAGGTTATATCATTACCTGCAACTCAGTTTCCATCCTTTGATCTTAAAGAATGCTCTTGCTGGTCTTGTACTTTTCACTTCCGCATATCTTTTGTATGATCATCTGGCAGTGCAGGGAAGCGGAATGATGAAGCTTTTCTTTTTATATGCTATGGCCGTTAAAATTCAGATCCTATATTACAAAGCACGAAAGATTAATGTCCTGATCTAAGTTGATTAAGGGTGTTTTCAAGATGATCTGTAATCTTTTTAACTTCAATATGTGGTTTGAAGACAAACCCCTTTCCTTTTTCTTCATCAGCAATATTAGAAAGAATAATGACGGATGTTTTGGTCTCGGGATAATAAATATTCAGAGAGGGAGAACCTTTTACATAACCACTGTGAAAATAAGAATTGGGCTTGCCAATGTTCAACATGATTCCATAGGCATAGCCCATTTTTCCAAAGATAGCATGTCGTCTTTCTGCACTTTTTGCCATGAAAAGCTTAAGCGTTTCAGGTTTTAGAATTTTTCCGTTATAAAGTGAGTTGTTCCATGTATGAAGATCCTCAATAGTAGAAAGAATTCCTCCTGCAGGAGTACCAATTTCTTTTCCGCCTAATCTTTTGGGCATATTCGGAACTTCAGAAGATGTACCTGCATTTCCAAGATAAGCGGATGCAAAGTTGCTTCCTTTAAAAATATCTCCAATGGAAGACTGAGTCATCCCCGCTTTTTTGAAAAGTTCCATCGCATTATCATCATATGATTTTCCGGATACTTTTTCCACAATTTTTCCCAAGGCATTAAACCCATCATTCGAATAGAAGAAATCTGTTCCACTTTTAAACATCAGTTTTCCACCCATCAGATTCAGACCTGATGAATGATTCAGAAGCTGATGAATAGTAATATTTTCGTATTCCTTGATCTGGAACTCTTTTAAATATTGAGATACTTTATCCGTAACATTTAATTTTCCTTGCTCCATCTGAAGTAAAATCATAACGGCTGTGAATTGTTTACTTACAGATCCGATGGCAAAAATGGTATTGCTGTTGATTTTTGTTTTTTTCTTAAAATCCGAATATCCGTTTTCCTTTCTGTAAAGAGGAAGAGAATCTTTAAATACGGCTATACTTCCATTGAAACGATATTTTTTGAATACAGAATCAATCTGTTGTTCCAGAAGTGTTTTCTGAAAAGCTGTTATAGTAGAGTCAACAATAGCTTTTTTATCAACGGGTGGAGTAGGCGTTTCTGTTTTACATGATAATAAAAAACAAAAAGGAAGCAGGAACATTAAATTTTTGATCACGGGTGTTTATTTTTTAAGATTAAAATTGATATTCTTAAAGATGTTGAAATTTTTAAGAGCTGTATAGGAAGCAAAATGCGTGCTAAGAAGGGATATGTAGGGTATTTAATATGTATTTAATGGTTCTTTCACGACTATTCAATACATTTGAATAGATTATTTGTAATCTCAGTATTATGAAAGAACATTTGGAAAATGACTCAGTAGGGATTAGCCACCTATTGGATATTGTAAAAAAACAAGGTGCTGAATACCTGAATTCTCTTGCAGACAGACCTACATCA
This is a stretch of genomic DNA from Chryseobacterium tructae. It encodes these proteins:
- the ruvC gene encoding crossover junction endodeoxyribonuclease RuvC encodes the protein MIAEKIILGIDPGTAIMGFGLISIKKGKMEMVSIHELILKKYPNHETKLKYIFEKTLALIDEYHPDEVALEAPFFGKNVQSMLKLGRAQGVAMAASLYRNIPITEYSPKKIKMAITGNGNASKEQVAGMLQNLLNLKEFPTKYLDASDGLAVAVCHHFNSGTITDTKSYSGWDSFLKQNPDRLK
- a CDS encoding serine hydrolase domain-containing protein; protein product: MIKNLMFLLPFCFLLSCKTETPTPPVDKKAIVDSTITAFQKTLLEQQIDSVFKKYRFNGSIAVFKDSLPLYRKENGYSDFKKKTKINSNTIFAIGSVSKQFTAVMILLQMEQGKLNVTDKVSQYLKEFQIKEYENITIHQLLNHSSGLNLMGGKLMFKSGTDFFYSNDGFNALGKIVEKVSGKSYDDNAMELFKKAGMTQSSIGDIFKGSNFASAYLGNAGTSSEVPNMPKRLGGKEIGTPAGGILSTIEDLHTWNNSLYNGKILKPETLKLFMAKSAERRHAIFGKMGYAYGIMLNIGKPNSYFHSGYVKGSPSLNIYYPETKTSVIILSNIADEEKGKGFVFKPHIEVKKITDHLENTLNQLRSGH
- a CDS encoding PadR family transcriptional regulator translates to MKKNSLYKGTLQNIILKLLSKEVKMYGYQITQRAKDLTQGELEMTEGALYPLLHKLEGDGMITSEIQKINGRDRKYYLLTEKGKKQQVEQESEMKSYLVNLQSIFSI
- a CDS encoding 2'-5' RNA ligase family protein, with protein sequence MKKMYFIAIYPPEEIIEEIKVFKKDLAISYGNSKALKNEAHITLFPPFSRELEWEEDIHIAFQKINTQLSPFEVELNGFGSFANPKNPVIFVHPEDNVHLTDLHYRVKQQFNFAKYSFTPHMTVGYRDLTWENYLKAWEQYEHKEYKTNFLVNKILLLRHDGNWVPIAEKHITDTL